From the genome of Salvelinus sp. IW2-2015 unplaced genomic scaffold, ASM291031v2 Un_scaffold8355, whole genome shotgun sequence:
AAAATAACACGCTAGAAGGGTTTTGTTTTAAATCTCCTAGACAGATACAAACATGAATTTCCTCTCACCTCATTTATTAAAACGAGAGCTTGAGTTTAGCCACTTAGGACATGCGGTTTAGCTCTTGAGAATAGCAGAGTCAGATCAGTGAGGCCGATGGCATACAGAGGCAAGTTTCCTCGGCAGGTGCCACTGTGGGGCTGCCAGAAAGAGAAACAAAATAAGCCTAGACAAAAAGCAAACAAAAATCCAGAGGCAGGAAAGTGGTCCACCTCCCATGACATGTAAAGCACCAGCTCCCACCTCTTTCTATTCCCAGTCTCCAGTCAAGACTCCTAACAAGCAGCTGGGTCTAACAGTCTGGACACCTTTAGGAGTTTATTACAACCTGGGTAAACATGACATTTTTCACATGGTTCCACCAGAGCATCAACTACACCATTAAACTGTGTCATTGAAAGGGTTATAAGATCAATTTCATCAAAAAGACCAAATAATTCCTGAACAGTTTTAACAGGATGGAGAAGCCCGGATTAATACTTGTGTTCATTTGTTTTGCCCTTTGTGGAGGTGTGGGCCAACAACGCTGTCCATGGATTCAGGAAGAGGGTATAAGACGCTCCAGTGGCGTCAACACATTTGTGAGCTCAAAGGGGAGGGGTTCACCTGCTGGGGGGGCGGGGTCTCATTGACAGTCGCTCAGCAGACAAACCAACCTGGTCCCTACAGTTTAGTTTGAGGTGCAGGAAGACTGAGTGAATAGGGAGTGGGGCATGCAAGGAAGGCTGCAGTGAAGTCCAACAAACGCTACAGATGCAGCAGCTGGAAAAGGACGGTGGGGAAGGAGATCAGGAGCTaagaatgtttttaacacatgGTCTTGTTTGTTTCCAACAAACCAAAGGAAAGGGGAAAAGGCTTCTCAAGCAGTGCTGAAGGAAAGGTCTGGATGGCTCTGTTTGAGTCTCAATTCAGCATCGCTACACACTGTGTCCACAAGCTCATGCCAGATCCCTGGGTGGGTAGAGGAACAAGAAGCTGTTTAGATTAATAAACTGCTGACTGACTAACTAGACCTAGGACGTTTCAATGTTGTCAAATTAACTTCTGTTTGGTTCAAGCCAAGATCAGATTCTGCTTTTGATCGATCAAAATTGAGGAAGTTTCCTAGATTTGAACTAAATGTAACTGCCGGCAAGTAGACGCATTCCCTCACCTGTACTTGGGCCGGATCTGACATTTGCCAATCTCTTGCTGCATGCGTCCATCACTCTTGAACGACTCGTTGGCCGACGCCCTTTCAAAGCGATGGATCTGGAAATATCTTGGGAGGATTTGCCATTTGTCTGGTCCGAGGACAATAGGATTGTTGCTTTTgggaggaaaatacattttttaacaaaGAGAATCATCTATAACCATAGACATATCAGAGCTGCACAacttgggtcatgttcattaggcgaCAATTTAAATTGTCTAAAAGCTAAGCAACAGAAcactataaaatgtattattggcCAAGTTTGCCATTAGGCCACTCCCCGTTCTGTCAGTTTCGTCAGTTTCCTGCCGTTTGGAGCCTATGAACACAAACCAAATCAGTAATATTAAAGTCAGTCACCCACCTTTCGATAAGGTCACAAAGGAAGTCAAAGGTGTGCACAGCTTCCTCCTTGTCTTCGTTGAGTGGCAGCCAGGAGAGCCAATGGGGAAGGATCTCGTTGACATTGGCACACTCAGGCCTGAATCTCATGACCTTGCCCACGGCTGAGATGCAGTTCTCTGTGGCGTTGACGTTCTCCTTGACCTTGGAGTCTGGAGACTGGATCACGCCCAACAGCGTGGGCAAAGCCTCTGGAGAAGAGGACGATAACCAGAGTCAGGAGAGGGCAGAGACAGACAAATGTCAAGGGACGCAAGTCAACAGTGCAACAAGCAGGCCATCCATAGTGGGCTGTAGCCAAGTGAGCAAGTCTAAATCATGATTTGCCCACTGACTAGGTTCAATGTAATCAAGTTAGATGAGACATATTCCTAGATAAAtacagagtgccttcagaaagtattcataaatcCACTTATTCCCAAATTTTGTTGAATAAAAAAGAGCAATRAATTTCYATCCCACCTTGTAACTCAGTGTAacaagtgaaggggtgtgaatactctgaAGGAACTATCTAGATAGATAACATGACCCTGATTYTGTCAGGTACCGGTGCAGAAGGGTCGGTAGTTCTCTCCTCCGTACTGAGCCATGACTCCCACGCCGTAGGCTGCAGCTTGTCTCACTTCYGGGCTGGTGTCACACAGCGACAGGGCCATGGCCCGCAGGAAGAGTTCAGCATATTTAAAGGAAGAGGGGCTGCAGTGCTCGACCACGTCGTCAAAGATGCACAGACcccactgcctgtctgcccacgGCCTGCTAGGACACTGGAGACAACAgcaagaggtcaaaggtcagctcTGTAACAGCACCAAGCTTCTGTTGATTAAATTCTACATGGTGTTGCACACCAATGTGACACCACCTACATGGTCGTgtttcattaggcaccaaatagaaaaaactgacagtgaagactagaaatggggcggcagcgtagcctagtggttagagcgttggactagtaaccgaaaggttgcgagatcgaatccccgagctgacaaggtacaaatctgtcgttctgcccctgaacaggcagttaacccactgttcctaggccgctattgaaaataagaatttgttcttaactgacttgcctagtaaaataaaggtaaaaaataaataataataaaaaataaaaataatgctaGTTTTCCACTAGGTTTTGTTACGGTGTGCCCTANNNNNNNNNNNNNNNNNNNNNNNNNNNNNNNNNNNNNNNNNNNNNNNNNNNNNNNNNNNNNNNNNNNNNNNNNNNNNNNNNNNNNNNNNNNNNNNNNNNNNNNNNNNNNNNNNNNNNNNNNNNNNNNNNNNNNNNNNNNNNNNNNNNNNNNNNNNNNNNNNNNNNNNNNNNNNNNNNNNNNNNNNNNNNNNNNNNNNNNNNNNNNNNNNNNNNNNNNNNNNNNNNNNNNNNNNNNNNNNNNNNNNNNNNNNNNNNNNNNNNNNNNNNNNNNNNNNNNNNNNNNNNNNNNNNNNNNNNNNNNNNNNNNNNNNNNNNNNNNNNNNNNNNNNNNNNNNNNNNNNNNNNNNNNNNNNNNNNNNNNNNNNNNNNNNNNNNNNNNNNNNNNNNNNNNNNNNNNNNNNNNNNNNNNNNNNNNNNNNNNNNNNNNNNNNNNNNNNNNNNNNNNNNNNNNNNNNNNNNNNNNNNNNNNNNNNNNNNNNNNNNNNNNNNNNNNNNNNNNNNNNNNNNNNNNNNNNNNNNNNNNNNNNNNNNNNNNNNNNNNNNNNNNNNNNNNNNNNNNNNNNNNNNNNNNNNNNNNNNNNNNNNNNNNNNNNNNNNNNNNNNNNNNNNNNNNNNNNNNNNNNNNNNNNNNNNNNNNNNNNNNNNNNNNNNNNNNNNNNNNNNNNNNNNNNNNNNNNNNNNNNNNNNNNNNNNNNNNNNNNNNNNNNNNNNNNNNNNNNNNNNNNNNNNNNNNNNNNNNNNNNNNNNNNNNNNNNNNNNNNNNNNNNNNNNNNNNNNNNNNNNNNNNNNNNNNNNNNNNNNNNNNNNNNNNNNNNNNNNNNNNNNNNNNNNNNNNNNNNNNNNNNNNNNNNNNNNNNNNNNNNNNNNNNNNNNNNNNNNNNNNNNNNNNNNNNNNNNNNNNNNNNNNNNNNNNNNNNNNNNNNNNNNNNNNNNNNNNNNNNNNNNNNNNNNNNNNNNNNNNNNNNNNNNNNNNNNNNNNNNNNNNNNNNNNNNNNNNNNNNNNNNNNNNNNNNNNNNNNNNNNNNNNNNNNNNNNNNNNNNNNNNNNNNNNNNNNNNNNNNNNNNNNNNNNNNNNNNNNNNNNNNNNNNNNNNNNNNNNNNNNNNNNNNNNNNNNNNNNNNNNNNNNNNNNNNNNNNNNNNNNNNNNNNNNNNNNNNNNNNNNNNNNNNNNNNNNNNNNNNNNNNNNNNNNNNNNNNNNNNNNNNNNNNNNNNNNNNNNNNNNNNNNNNNNNNNNNNNNNNNNNNNNNNNNNNNNNNNNNNNNNNNNNNNNNNNNNNNNNNNNNNNNNNNNNNNNNNNNNNNNNNNNNNNNNNNNNNNNNNNNNNNNNNNNNNNNNNNNNNNNNNNNNNNNNNNNNNNNNNNNNNNNNNNNNNNNNNNNNNNNNNNNNNNNNNNNNNNNNNNNNNNNNNNNNNNNNNNNNNNNNNNNNNNNNNNNNNNNNNNNNNNNNNNNNNNNNNNNNNNNNNNNNNNNNNNNNNNNNNNNNNNNNNNNNNNNNNNNNNNNNNNNNNNNNNNNNNNNNNNNNNNNNNNNNNNNNNNNNNNNNNNNNNNNNNNNNNNNNNNNNNNNNNNNNNNNNNNNNNNNNNNNNNNNNNNNNNNNNNNNNNNNNNNNNNNNNNNNNNNNNNNNNNNNNNNNNNNNNNNNNNNNNNNNNNNNNNNNNNNNNNNNNNNNNNNNNNNNNNNNNNNNNNNNNNNNNNNNNNNNNNNNNNNNNNNNNNNNNNNNNNNNNNNNNNNNNNNNNNNNNNNNNNNNNNNNNNNNNNNNNNNNNNNNNNNNNNNNNNNNNNNNNNNNNNNNNNNNNNNNNNNNNNNNNNNNNNNNNNNNNNNNNNNNNNNNNNNNNNNNNNNNNNNNNNNNNNNNNNNNNNNNNNNNNNNNNNNNNNNNNNNNNNNNNNNNNNNNNNNNNNNNNNNNNNNNNNNNNNNNNNNNNNNNNNNNNNNNNNNNNNNNNNNNNNNNNNNNNNNNNNNNNNNNNNNNNNNNNNNNNNNNNNNNNNNNNNNNNNNNNNNNNNNNNNNNNNNNNNNNNNNNNNNNNNNNNNNNNNNNNNNNNNNNNNNNNNNNNNNNNNNNNNNNNNNNNNNNNNNNNNNNNNNNNNNNNNNNNNNNNNNNNNNNNNNNNNNNNNNNNNNNNNNNNNNNNNNNNNNNNNNNNNNNNNNNNNNNNNNNNNNNNNNNNNNNNNNNNNNNNNNNNNNNNNNNNNNNNNNNNNNNNNNNNNNNNNNNNNNNNNNNNNNNNNNNNNNNNNNNNNNNNNNNNNNNNNNNNNNNNNNNNNNNNNNNNNNNNNNNNNNNNNNNNNNNNNNNNNNNNNNNNNNNNNNNNNNNNNNNNNNNNNNNNNNNNNNNNNNNNNNNNNNNNNNNNNNNNNNNNNNNNNNNNNNNNNNNNNNNNNNNNNNNNNNNNNNNNNNNNNNNNNNNNNNNNNNNNNNNNNNNNNNNNNNNNNNNNNNNNNNNNNNNNNNNNNNNNNNNNNNNNNNNNNNNNNNNNNNNNNNNNNNNNNNNNNNNNNNNNNNNNNNNNNNNNNNNNNNNNNNNNNNNNNNNNNNNNNNNNNNNNNNNNNNNNNNNNNNNNNNNNNNNNNNNNNNNNNNNNNNNNNNNNNNNNNNNNNNNNNNNNNNNNNNNNNNNNNNNNNNNNNNNNNNNNNNNNNNNNNNNNNNNNNNNNNNNNNNNNNNNNNNNNNNNNNNNNNNNNNNNNNNNNNNNNNNNNNNNNNNNNNNNNNNNNNNNNNNNNNNNNNNNNNNNNNNNNNNNNNNNNNNNNNNNNNNNNNNNNNNNNNNNNNNNNNNNNNNNNNNNNNNNNNNNNNNNNNNNNNNNNNNNNNNNNNNNNNNNNNNNNNNNNNNNNNNNNNNNNNNNNNNNNNNNNNNNNNNNNNNNNNNNNNNNNNNNNNNNNNNNNNNNNNNNNNNNNNNNNNNNNNNNNNNNNNNNNNNNNNNNNNNNNNNNNNNNNNNNNNNNNNNNNNNNNNNNNNNNNNNNN
Proteins encoded in this window:
- the LOC112079530 gene encoding importin-5-like, whose protein sequence is MKHDHCPSRPWADRQWGLCIFDDVVEHCSPSSFKYAELFLRAMALSLCDTSPEVRQAAAYGVGVMAQYGGENYRPFCTEALPTLLGVIQSPDSKVKENVNATENCISAVGKVMRFRPECANVNEILPHWLSWLPLNEDKEEAVHTFDFLCDLIESNNPIVLGPDKWQILPRYFQIHRFERASANESFKSDGRMQQEIGKCQIRPKYRDLA